TAAAGAAAAACTATTAATGGTGACAGGTAGAGAATGATAAGAGCAAGTATTGATATTGGCTCTAATAGTTGTCTTCTCTTAGTCTTAGAGGTTGAAGGACATTCTTTTAAAACTCTAGAAAGTCATTCAAGAATTACCTCTTTGGGAAAGAATTTAGATATAAATAAGAAGTTTTTAAAAGAGTCAGTCGATGCGACATTAAATGCTCTTAGAGACTACTGTGAAATTTTATCAAATTATAAAATTAATCTTCCTGACGTCATCGTCACCGCAACTGAAGCATCAAGAGTGGCTTCAAATTTTAATGAATTAGCAGATCCTGCTAAGGATAGTCTTGGTTTAAAAATACAAAGAATTTCTGGTGAAGGAGAGGCCTATTACACTGCTCTTGGCGTCGCCAAAGGTGTTCATGGTAATTCGTCGCTAATCACAATAATGGACATTGGTGGAGCTTCCACAGAATTAATTAATGTAGAGCTAAAAGATTTTAAAATTTTAAACTCGATTAGTCTTCCTGTTGGTTCTGTTAGGGCGACTGATTGGCTCGCTGAAGGTCGATTCAAGGATAAAATGTTAGAGATTTTTAAAGAATTTGATTTAGAGAATTTTTCAGTTGATAAATTAGTTTGTGTTGCAGGAACGATGACAACACTTGCTGCACTTCTTTCGGGTATGAAGAAATTCGATGAAAATAAAGTTCACGAACAAGTATTTTTTAAAGATGACTTAGAGAATATTTTAACAAAATTAAAAGAAAGAACCTCTACAGAGATTCTTGAAGAATTTCCTATATGTGGGAAAAGAGCTTTCAGCATCTATGGTGGAGCCCTTGTGGCAAGTGAGATCGCTAAGCATTTAAATATATCGCAGTTTGAAATCTCTACATATGGACTTCGTTACGGGGTCGCACTAGAAGGAAGGGTTGATGAACGATTTATCTAAAAATGATAACTTTAGTGATGTCATAAAAATTAAAAAAGGTGCAGTTCTCTTTCATGAAGGAGAAAAATCTAACTTTCTCTACATTATTGCAAAGGGAAAAATTCAACTTATAAAAGAAGATGATAATGGAATTCATCCATTGGCCTCAATTGGAGAAAAGAACTTTATCGGTGAACTTTCAATGTTTAATGATGAGAAGAGATATGCGTCTGCAATCGCTTTGGAAGAAACAGAAGTTTATATGATAAAGAAGACAGATATCAGAAAGGTTTTAAAAGAGTGTCCAGAATGGGTAACAAATATTATGGTTACGCTGACGGACCGTCTACGTGATGTTGATGAACTTATGCGTGAACATAGAGTTTCTGATAGTGATATTGCAAATTTAAGTAGTGGTGAACAAAAAGATATGAGAACAGCTCTTAAAGAATATAGAGGTAGGAGAGGTCTTTAAGTTGATCTCTCCTAAATATAGTAATTAGTTTAGTTTGATTTGCTGTCTTCTATTTAATGTCGCAATTACTTGAACAATTTTTTCTCTAGCTTTTGAAATAGAGTCATTTTCGTTATTTAATCTGGCCTTCATTGCATGATAAGATTTCTCGGCATATTCTCTTGGCAGTGTAGAAAGAGCTTTCTTTTGAAATTCAAGTGTACAGGCGCGAATGGCGACTCCAAAAACACCAGAATGAACATTTCTACAAAGAGTCTGAAGATCAAATTCATTTAATTTATAAATATCATTGAAAGAAATACTTTTCTCAAGGAGCTCAGCAGCGAGTTGAGGATTTCTCTTTTGAATATTTCTAAAGAGAGTTGCCTTCTCTTCTTCTGGCATGATTTGGAGCATTTCAATTATTTGCGCTTTACCGTTAATAAAGACTCCACTTGGTGTATTATTATTTGCGTCCATGATTTATTCTCCGGTTATTAGGCTTGGTCTTCCCACTTCATCTTTTCTTTCATATATCTTTGGCGGGCATTATCGACAGTATTTTTATGCGATTCAACAAGGTGTTGGATTTCACTTTCCTGGCCCTCTCTTACTTCGTTAACTTGATCATCGTGGGCTTTCTTTAAGTTTGAAAGTTCTTCTTTCAGTCTTTCATTTTCCATTGCAACATTCTTATTTTGCTTAGAGCGAACACTTGTAAGTTTTTGCTCAAGCTCTATCTCAAGAGCATTGATTTGTTTCTCATAATCATTTCTTAGTCGTGATATTTGCGCTTCGTTCTTTTTGACTTCTTTACCAAATTCATTCTCGTGCTCAGTTCTAAGCTTTTTTAATTCCGAATTATATCTCTTATCCTCAGCTTCTTTGAACCTTGTGGCCTTGAGATGGGTAATATTTGTCATAATTAGACTCGCGAGAAAATGTTTTGCAGATACGTACTCTGCGACACTATAATTTTACGAGATCAGTACCAGTTGTTACAAGGAGGCAAATATGACGTCTATTGATTCAGGTAAAATATATCTAGTTAGCGGTAAGAGAACACCCTTTGGTAAGTTCGGAGGATCATTAAAGGATATCTCTCCTGTGGATCTCGCTGTAACAGCAGCGAAGGCAACATTAGAGGAAATTAACCTCTCTGCTTCAAAAATTCAGCACGTTATCCTAGGTAATGTTGTAACTTCAACAACTGATACTATTTATGGAGGAAGACACTTGGCCTTAAAGTTGGGTTGCCCTGAAGAGGTTCCTGGATATAATGTTAACCGACTTTGTGGGTCGGGTATTCAGTCAATACTTGATGGTTTTAGAATGATTAAAACTGGTGAGCACGATTGTGTTCTTGCAGCAGGTGCTGAAAATATGTCACTCGTTCCCCATTTAACTTATGGATCCCGTTTTGGAACGAAGTATGGACCACTTAAAAGTGTGGATATGCTCCTAGATTCTCTCACTGATAAGTTTACGAATTCGCCAATGGGTATAACGGCAGAAAAGCTCTCAAAGAAATTTAATGTTACAAGAGAGCAATGCGATGAGTATTCGTTACAATCCCATCAAAAAGCAACTAAGGCCTATGCTGATGGTCACCTTCAGGGAGAAATTACACCTGTTGAACTTAAACGTGGCTCTTGTGAGAAAGACGAGCATTTGAGAGAAAATGCATCACTTGAAGATATGAGTAAGCTACGTGCTTCTTTTCAAGAGGGAGGGGTCGTAACTCCAGGTTCTGCTTCTGGAATTGTTGATGGTGCCGTTGCTGTTGTTTTAGCGTCAGGAAAATTCTGTCAGGAAAATAATTTAACACCAATCGCTGAGATTGTTGATGGATGTGTTGTTGGAGTTGATCCTACAATTATGGGAATTGGTCCAAGTCCTGCGATTAAGAAATTACTTGCAGCAAATAAAATGGAATTGAAAGATATTGATCTTGTTGAAATTAACGAAGCTTTTTCAGGCCAAACTCTTTCATGTGTAAAGGATTTAGAGTTAGATGAGTCGAAGTTAAATATTTGGGGAGGGGCAATTGCGCTTGGCCATCCTCTTGGAGCCTCAGGAACTCGAATTACTTTAACGCTTGCTAGACAATTACATGCCGTTAAGGGAGAATTTGGAATAGCTTCGGCTTGCATCGGTGGTGGACAAGGAATCGCTGTTTTAATTAAAAAGGTTTAGTTGTAATAGATGGAAAAAATCTTAGTTCATAAAGAAGATTTTGATGAGTTTCGCTCTTGGCTTGGTTTGAATATTGAATCAATTACTTGGCAAGGGCGATTTCAGCATGAGTTTGAAGAATTTTGGAAGCTGTTTTTTTTGGATGGCCTTTCTCTTCTTCAGGTTTCTGCGCGCTTTGAGTACGCAACTTCAAATACTAAGATAGGACCAATTATTTCGTGGTTCCAATGGGTGAGAGATAAATTTATAAGTTTTATCTTCATTAAGAACGACGTCTCTGTTTTAGAATTAGCAAATCAATTAGATATGGGAGTTTCAGAGCTCGCTTCAACTCTTAGAGTATTCTTTGTAGAAGTATATCCACACTATGAGGACCATTTTTCCGATGTTTTTCAAGTTGGAAACAAAGCTTCACCAAATATTTATCACAAGTATAGTGGTTTAAAAGAAAAGTATAATCTAGAAGAAATTTTTAGAGGAAGTCATGATGAAGAAATAATGCCTTCTCTTGAAGTTACTCTCTATGATGAGTGGTCTATTTTCTTAGAAAAAATGAAGAAAGATCTTTTTCATCCAGAATTTAATTTATCAAAAATAAGAAAGAATGCCTCTCTCAGAAAGCAGGCTATATTTGTAGCTGAAGTTCTTGTCCTTCTCGCAGTTGGAACAAGTCTCTTCTATATTTTAAAATATGGAAATGAAAGCTTTGAAAAATATCTAACAGATAAAATTTCTGTTTATGAGCCACAGTTTAAATGGCTTGATAAGAATTTAACTTTTAAGTCTACTGAGAAAGTAGAGGAGAAATCTTTCCCTTTAAATATTGGCGCAATCGAAGAAGTTGATGATTCAGCCAGTCAGCTGGGAGAAGTCCTCGTTGAAGAGTCTCGTTTTGAAGCGGAGTCAGAGGTTGTATTAACGTCAATGGACTCTCTTCCAAAAGATTTTGAAATTGCAGGGTTAGAACAATCCGAATATGAAGAATTAAGACAACGTGGTTATAGAGACTCGATGTATGGTAATACTAAAGTTTACCGAGTTATGATGAAGTCTGTCGATACCGATAGAGTTAGAACAAACCTTGCTGACTTATTGAAAAAGTATGAGGTAACTCAAGTTGATAACGTTAAGCCAGGCCTCGCCGTTCCTGGAGGCTATTATTATAACCTCTATGTTTCAAGAGCAAAGCTCAAAGAGTTTATGGCCCAGGTTAATGAAGTCGACGACACTGTTATTTATGAAAGTAGAACTAGGACGGTACGAAACCCTCCTGGAAAAAATAAAGTATTTATATGGGTGAAAAGATTATGAAAAAAATTCTATGCTTAACGTTATTAGTAGGCGTATTTGCTTCTTGTTCTTCTAGTACAAACAAAGCTGTAAAAGAGGATGTTAATGAGAAAACTGAGGAAGTGACTAAGAAAATCAAGAAGAGAAAAGGTTATTGTTCTCCTCTAGATAAGGCCATGAATAAGTGTGATTAATTTCTACATTTGTCCATCTGGAATTTCAAAGAGTCCTTTTACTTTACGAAGTAGAACGTGGCTCT
This sequence is a window from Halobacteriovorax sp. JY17. Protein-coding genes within it:
- a CDS encoding thiolase family protein, giving the protein MTSIDSGKIYLVSGKRTPFGKFGGSLKDISPVDLAVTAAKATLEEINLSASKIQHVILGNVVTSTTDTIYGGRHLALKLGCPEEVPGYNVNRLCGSGIQSILDGFRMIKTGEHDCVLAAGAENMSLVPHLTYGSRFGTKYGPLKSVDMLLDSLTDKFTNSPMGITAEKLSKKFNVTREQCDEYSLQSHQKATKAYADGHLQGEITPVELKRGSCEKDEHLRENASLEDMSKLRASFQEGGVVTPGSASGIVDGAVAVVLASGKFCQENNLTPIAEIVDGCVVGVDPTIMGIGPSPAIKKLLAANKMELKDIDLVEINEAFSGQTLSCVKDLELDESKLNIWGGAIALGHPLGASGTRITLTLARQLHAVKGEFGIASACIGGGQGIAVLIKKV
- a CDS encoding cyclic nucleotide-binding domain-containing protein, with amino-acid sequence MNDLSKNDNFSDVIKIKKGAVLFHEGEKSNFLYIIAKGKIQLIKEDDNGIHPLASIGEKNFIGELSMFNDEKRYASAIALEETEVYMIKKTDIRKVLKECPEWVTNIMVTLTDRLRDVDELMREHRVSDSDIANLSSGEQKDMRTALKEYRGRRGL
- a CDS encoding FliG C-terminal domain-containing protein, whose translation is MDANNNTPSGVFINGKAQIIEMLQIMPEEEKATLFRNIQKRNPQLAAELLEKSISFNDIYKLNEFDLQTLCRNVHSGVFGVAIRACTLEFQKKALSTLPREYAEKSYHAMKARLNNENDSISKAREKIVQVIATLNRRQQIKLN